In the genome of Quercus robur chromosome 3, dhQueRobu3.1, whole genome shotgun sequence, one region contains:
- the LOC126719559 gene encoding beta-xylosidase/alpha-L-arabinofuranosidase 1-like: MKSFAFCDSKLPYNVRAKDLVDQMTLAEKIAQLGNNADGVARLGLPKYEWWSEALHGLSNVGPGTVFDNLVPHATSFPTVILTAASFNEKSWREIGQVVSTEARAMYNLGRSGLTFWSPTINVARDPRWGRITETPGEDPFIVGTYASNYVRGLQDVAGTEHYKDLNTRPLKVAACCKHFAAYDVDNWHGVDRYHFDARVTEQDLEESFLRPFEMCVKDGDASSVMCSYNRVNGIPSCADPKLLRETLRQEWNLHGYIVADCDSVEVMVTGHKFLNDSNEDAVAQTLKAGLDLDCGAYYPKYLGNAVNQGKVGESNIDEALQNLYIVLLRAGYFDGLPAYKALGKNDICTNRSIELATQVAREGITLLKNDGPTLPLNTATFKTLAVVGPHANSTVAMIGNYAFDPRNPGSPCRYTSPIDGFSTYGKVNYAAGCGDVKCRDASLIPPAVEAAKTADATIIVTGLDLSIEAEGLDRLDLLLPGKQTDLINQVAAAAKGPVILVLMTAGGVDISFAKTNPKIKAILWVGYPGAEGGRAIADVVFGQYNPAGRLPITWYQADYINKLPLTSMQFRPDDSQGYPGRTYKFFNGPTVFPFGFGLSYTKFNYTLNATVPSLSAKLQRLTHCHDLNYMANKTKPTCPAILVSDLQCGEYIELTLVVQNVGGKVGSEVVLVYSNPPDGITGTFLKQLIGFQRVYIAAGASQEVKFVFNGCKSLGIVDNAGNNILPFGGHTIIVGDGVASFPVQVTFHN; encoded by the exons ATGAAAAGTTTCGCCTTTTGTGACTCGAAGCTTCCCTACAATGTTAGGGCCAAAGATTTGGTGGATCAAATGACACTAGCTGAAAAGATAGCACAGCTAGGAAACAATGCTGATGGAGTGGCTAGATTAGGGCTGCCAAAGTACGAGTGGTGGTCTGAGGCGCTGCATGGTCTGTCCAATGTTGGTCCAGGAACCGTCTTTGATAATCTAGTTCCTCATGCAACCAGCTTTCCCACTGTCATACTCACAGCAGCTTCATTCAACGAGAAAAGCTGGAGAGAAATTGGTCAG GTTGTTTCAACAGAAGCACGAGCAATGTACAATCTTGGGCGATCTGGATTAACATTTTGGAGCCCAACCATCAACGTTGCAAGAGATCCTAGATGGGGAAGAATCACTGAGACACCTGGTGAAGATCCTTTCATTGTTGGCACATATGCGTCTAATTACGTGAGAGGTTTACAAGATGTTGCAGGGACAGAGCACTATAAAGATTTGAATACTAGACCACTCAAAGTTGCTGCATGTTGCAAGCACTTTGCTGCATATGACGTTGACAATTGGCATGGAGTTGATCGCTACCATTTTGATGCTAGG GTGACAGAGCAAGATTTGGAAGAGTCATTCCTGCGGCCATTTGAAATGTGTGTTAAAGATGGTGATGCTAGCAGTGTTATGTGTTCTTATAACCGTGTTAATGGAATACCATCTTGTGCTGATCCAAAGCTTTTGAGAGAGACCCTTAGACAAGAATGGAATCTTCATGG CTATATAGTTGCTGATTGTGATTCCGTCGAAGTAATGGTAACGGGTCACAAATTTCTTAACGACTCAAATGAGGACGCCGTTGCACAAACACTAAAAGCAG GATTGGATTTGGACTGCGGAGCCTATTACCCCAAGTACCTCGGAAATGCAGTGAACCAAGGGAAGGTTGGAGAGTCAAATATAGACGAGGCACTACAAAACCTTTATATTGTGCTTTTGAGAGCAGGGTACTTTGATGGACTGCCTGCATACAAAGCTCTTGGTAAAAACGACATATGCACCAACAGAAGCATTGAGTTAGCCACTCAAGTAGCAAGAGAAGGAATTACTCTTCTGAAAAATGATGGACCAACTTTGCCTTTAAACACTGCCACGTTCAAAACTCTAGCAGTTGTTGGACCACATGCCAATTCTACCGTTGCTATGATTGGAAATTATGCATTTGACCCAAGAAATCCTGGTAGTCCATGCCGATACACCTCTCCTATTGATGGCTTTTCAACATATGGAAAAGTGAACTACGCAGCGGGATGTGGCGACGTTAAATGCAGGGATGCTAGCTTAATACCCCCAGCTGTGGAAGCTGCAAAGACAGCTGATGCCACTATTATTGTGACAGGGTTAGATTTATCAATTGAGGCAGAGGGCTTAGACAGGTTGGATCTCCTCCTTCCAGGAAAACAAACTGACCTTATCAACCAAGTTGCCGCTGCTGCAAAGGGCCCGGTTATTCTTGTACTCATGACTGCAGGAGGTGTCGATATCTCTTTCGCTAAGACTAACCCCAAAATTAAAGCCATTCTTTGGGTTGGATATCCTGGAGCGGAAGGCGGTCGTGCCATTGCAGATGTTGTTTTTGGGCAATACAATCCAG CTGGAAGATTGCCCATCACGTGGTATCAAGCCGATTATATTAACAAGCTACCCCTAACATCCATGCAATTTAGGCCAGATGATAGCCAAGGCTACCCGGGACGAACATACAAATTCTTCAATGGCCCCACAGTCTTCCCTTTTGGTTTTGGTCTCAGCTACACAAAATTCAATTACACCTTAAATGCCACAGTGCCTTCACTGTCCGCAAAATTGCAGAGATTGACACACTGCCATGATCTAAATTATATGGCTAACAAGACCAAGCCTACTTGCCCAGCAATTTTAGTAAGCGACTTGCAATGCGGCGAGTATATTGAGTTAACTCTTGTAGTCCAGAATGTGGGTGGAAAAGTTGGGAGTGAAGTTGTCTTGGTTTACTCCAACCCCCCAGATGGTATTACTGGTACTTTTCTTAAGCAGTTGATTGGTTTCCAGAGGGTTTACATAGCGGCTGGTGCGAGCCAAGAAGTTAAGTTTGTGTTCAATGGTTGCAAGAGCTTGGGCATTGTAGACAACGCTGGTAATAATATTTTGCCTTTCGGTGGGCACACCATTATAGTTGGAGATGGTGTAGCTTCTTTTCCGGTTCAAGTCACATTTCATAATTAG